A segment of the Leptolyngbya sp. NIES-3755 genome:
ATTCAGAAACAGTTAGAATCACTTGAAGATTGGTCGATCGCACTTCCAGATCTAATCAATTTCTACCGTCGATTTGGAACAGGCATTTTTGCAGAATATCGTGCATTTCGTTGGCAGAATGGGGGCTTGAATGCGATCGCAACTCCTGATCCAATCCAAACCGATGCGCTCGTCGGCTACGAAACTCAGCGCGATACGTTGCTAAAAAATACTGAATTCATACTCGCTGGCTTGCCTGCGCTCCACATTTTGCTTTACGGAAGTCGCGGCTCAGGAAAATCATCGCTCGTCAAATCACTGCTTGGAAAATATGAAAATTTGCGTTTAATCGAGGTCCCAAAATCAGAATTAAATGCGTTACCTGCGATCGTAGAACAGTTGCGAAATCTACCTCAGAAATTCGTGATTTTCGTGGATGACTTGTCTTTTGAAGAGGATGACGATGCCTACAAAGCGCTAAAGGTCGTTCTGGAAGGCAATTTAACCGCACGACCGCCAAACGTTGTCGTCTATGCCACCTCAAATCGACGGCACTTAATTCGAGAATTTTTTGACGATCGCCCGCGTCCCCGTGATGCTGATGAAGTTCACCATTGGGACACCGTACAAGAGAAATTATCGTTTAGCGATCGCTTCGGTTTAACCCTAACTTTCGAGCCTGCCGACCAACCGACTTATCTCAAAATCGTTCACCATTTAGCCGATCAAGCTCAGATCGACCTCGATTCCAAAGATTTAGAATTTCGAGCATTACAATGGGCAACTCGGCATAATGGTCGATCGGGCAGAACAGCACGCCAATTTATCGACTTTCTCAAAGCTGAACTTCTTTCCTAATGGCATTTATTTATTCTCGATCGATTCACTTCTCCGATACCGATGCAGCCGGGGTCGTTTATTTCGCCAACGTTCTCAGGTTCTGCCACGATGCCTATGAAGCCTCTCTAGTCGCCCGTGGAATTGATTTACGATCGTTCTTTTCCGGTCAAGACTTCGCGGTTCCAGTCGTTCATGCCGAAGTTGATTTTTTCAAGCCGATGTTTTGTGGGGATCAAATCACGATCGCGCTCACTCCAACCTTACTGAAACCCAGCGAATTCGAGATTTCCTATCAGTTGGCTTCAAATCATGCGATCGCGAAAGCGTTAACCCGTCATGTCTGTATCGATGTTGGGACTCGATCGCGCCAAGACCTTCCCCCAGTTCTACTTGACTGGCTCAACAACTAGCGATTCAGTCTACAATCGATACGCTCTGGCTCAAGGTCAGACCCATTCTCGCTAACATGGTCGATATGGAACAAGAAGTTATTACCCTACTTTCAAGTCGCGAAATCGAAAAAATGCGTCGAGCCGGAAAACTCGCAGCGCAGTTATTGACTCACCTAGACGCATTCGTTAAACCAGGTGTTTCCACCTTAGAACTGAACGATGAAGCCGAACGTTGGACACAAGCACATGGAGCAAAAAGCGCTCCTCTCGGCTACAACGGCTT
Coding sequences within it:
- a CDS encoding hypothetical protein (hypothetical protein AplaP_06363;~similar to AA sequence:cyanobase_aa:LBDG_53320), with the translated sequence MDGKALCRSALSLLIYRDVLNDEIARSFLTVLQNLDRPEIAIASYSEWFSGLAKLRQGWRDYLLTRILSSENSFTQQIHQGNIPTELIEAVKHDLRILQQIYQCGSQQIRELLNQNTVTWCDHIDNQKSDSRQLEIQQIQKQLESLEDWSIALPDLINFYRRFGTGIFAEYRAFRWQNGGLNAIATPDPIQTDALVGYETQRDTLLKNTEFILAGLPALHILLYGSRGSGKSSLVKSLLGKYENLRLIEVPKSELNALPAIVEQLRNLPQKFVIFVDDLSFEEDDDAYKALKVVLEGNLTARPPNVVVYATSNRRHLIREFFDDRPRPRDADEVHHWDTVQEKLSFSDRFGLTLTFEPADQPTYLKIVHHLADQAQIDLDSKDLEFRALQWATRHNGRSGRTARQFIDFLKAELLS
- a CDS encoding 1,4-dihydroxy-2-naphthoyl-CoA hydrolase (similar to AA sequence:cyanobase_aa:LBDG_09980); this translates as MAFIYSRSIHFSDTDAAGVVYFANVLRFCHDAYEASLVARGIDLRSFFSGQDFAVPVVHAEVDFFKPMFCGDQITIALTPTLLKPSEFEISYQLASNHAIAKALTRHVCIDVGTRSRQDLPPVLLDWLNN